One region of Mycobacterium riyadhense genomic DNA includes:
- the gabT gene encoding 4-aminobutyrate--2-oxoglutarate transaminase, which translates to MASLEQSRHLVTEIPGPASVELNKRRAAAVSHGVGVTMPVFVARAGGGIVEDVDGNRLIDLGSGIAVTTIGNSAPRVVDAVRAQVAEFTHTCFMVNPYEPYVAVAEHLNRITPGSGEKRSVLFNSGAEAVESSIKVARSYTRKAAVVAFDHAYHGRTNLTMALTAKSMPYKSGFGPFAPEIYRAPLSYPYRDGFLDKDLATDGELAAARAISVIEKQVGAQNLAAVIIEPIQGEGGFIVPAQGFLPALLRWCRDNDVVFIADEVQTGFARTGSMFACDHEGIEPDLICTAKGIAGGLPLSAVTGRAEIMDAPHVGGLGGTFGGNPVACAAALAALETIERDGLVERALQIERLLTEPLLRLQATDDRIGDVRGRGAMIAIELVKSGTADPDPELTFKLANTAHAAGVIVLTCGMFGNIIRLLPPLTIGDELLLEGLEVLAGILAEL; encoded by the coding sequence GTGGCCAGCCTCGAACAGAGTCGCCACCTGGTCACAGAAATCCCGGGTCCCGCGTCGGTGGAGCTGAACAAGCGCCGGGCGGCGGCGGTGTCCCACGGCGTTGGGGTCACCATGCCGGTGTTCGTAGCCCGCGCCGGCGGCGGCATCGTCGAAGACGTCGATGGGAACCGGCTGATCGACCTGGGGTCCGGCATCGCGGTTACCACCATCGGCAACTCGGCACCGCGTGTGGTGGACGCGGTGCGCGCCCAGGTCGCCGAATTCACCCACACCTGCTTCATGGTGAATCCCTACGAGCCGTATGTCGCCGTCGCCGAACACCTCAATCGGATCACCCCCGGCTCCGGCGAGAAGCGTTCCGTGCTGTTCAACTCCGGTGCCGAGGCGGTCGAGAGCTCTATCAAGGTCGCGCGCTCATACACCCGCAAGGCCGCCGTCGTCGCGTTCGACCACGCATACCACGGCCGCACCAACCTGACGATGGCGCTCACCGCGAAGTCCATGCCTTACAAGAGCGGCTTCGGTCCGTTCGCCCCGGAGATTTACCGGGCGCCGCTGTCCTACCCGTATCGCGACGGCTTCCTCGACAAAGACCTGGCCACCGACGGCGAGCTGGCCGCGGCGCGTGCCATCAGCGTGATCGAGAAGCAAGTAGGCGCGCAAAACCTCGCCGCCGTGATCATCGAGCCGATCCAGGGCGAAGGCGGTTTCATCGTTCCGGCCCAAGGTTTCCTGCCCGCGCTGCTGCGCTGGTGCCGCGACAACGACGTGGTGTTCATCGCCGACGAGGTGCAAACCGGATTCGCCCGCACCGGATCGATGTTCGCCTGCGACCACGAAGGGATCGAGCCCGACCTGATCTGCACGGCTAAGGGCATCGCCGGCGGATTGCCGCTCTCTGCGGTGACCGGACGGGCCGAGATTATGGACGCCCCGCACGTCGGAGGCCTCGGCGGCACTTTCGGCGGCAACCCGGTGGCCTGTGCGGCCGCCCTCGCAGCCCTGGAAACCATCGAACGCGACGGTCTAGTCGAGCGGGCGCTGCAGATCGAACGACTGCTGACCGAACCATTGCTGCGGCTGCAGGCCACCGACGACCGCATTGGGGACGTGCGGGGCCGCGGCGCCATGATCGCCATCGAGCTGGTGAAGTCCGGAACGGCCGACCCCGACCCCGAGCTGACGTTCAAGCTGGCGAATACGGCTCACGCCGCCGGCGTCATCGTGCTGACGTGCGGCATGTTCGGCAACATCATCCGGCTGCTGCCCCCGCTGACGATCGGTGACGAACTGCTTCTCGAAGGCCTGGAGGTTTTGGCCGGGATTCTGGCCGAACTCTGA
- the secF gene encoding protein translocase subunit SecF, with protein sequence MASKAKTDKATQAVEPTETAVQLTDSDTSTDTAVTLPHHSFLSRLYTGTGAFEVVGRRKLWFGISGAIIAIAILSIVIRGFSFGIDFKGGTTVQFPHGDIGVAQVEDVFKKTIGSEPESVVIVGAGASSTVQIRSETLSNDETAKLRNALFDAFQPKGTDGKPSKQAISDSAVSETWGGQITKKAVIALVVFLVLVALYITVRYERYMTMAALAAMVFDLTVTAGVYSLVGFEVSPATVIGLLTILGFSLYDTVIVFDKVEENTNGFQHTTRRTFAEWANLAVNQTFMRSINTSLISVLPVLSLMVVAVWLLGVGTLKDLALVQLIGIIVGTYSSIFFATPLLVTLRERTDLVRAHNRRVVRRRKTGSSASDATTEEPEAAAGAAPQTETPPSKPAATNKPAPGARPVRPTGTRRPTGKRNAGRR encoded by the coding sequence ATGGCGTCGAAGGCTAAAACCGACAAAGCCACCCAGGCGGTCGAACCGACCGAAACCGCGGTGCAGCTGACCGACAGCGACACCTCCACGGACACCGCCGTGACGCTGCCGCACCACAGCTTCCTCTCGCGGCTCTACACCGGCACGGGCGCGTTCGAGGTGGTGGGGCGTCGCAAGCTCTGGTTCGGCATCAGCGGTGCGATCATCGCGATCGCCATCCTGTCGATCGTCATTCGCGGCTTCAGCTTCGGGATCGACTTCAAGGGCGGCACTACGGTGCAGTTCCCGCACGGCGATATTGGGGTCGCGCAGGTCGAAGACGTTTTCAAGAAGACCATCGGCAGCGAACCCGAATCGGTGGTCATCGTCGGTGCGGGCGCCTCGTCAACGGTGCAGATTCGTTCGGAAACCCTGTCCAACGACGAGACGGCGAAACTGCGCAACGCCTTGTTCGACGCGTTTCAGCCCAAAGGCACTGACGGCAAGCCCAGCAAGCAGGCCATCAGCGATTCGGCGGTTTCGGAGACCTGGGGCGGCCAGATCACCAAGAAGGCGGTCATCGCGCTGGTGGTGTTCCTGGTGCTTGTCGCGCTCTACATCACCGTGCGCTACGAGCGGTATATGACCATGGCCGCGCTCGCGGCCATGGTCTTCGATCTGACGGTCACCGCGGGCGTGTATTCGCTGGTGGGCTTCGAGGTCTCCCCGGCCACGGTCATCGGATTGCTGACCATCCTCGGTTTCTCCCTTTACGACACCGTGATCGTCTTCGACAAGGTCGAGGAGAACACCAACGGCTTCCAGCACACCACCCGGCGCACCTTCGCCGAGTGGGCCAACCTGGCGGTCAACCAGACGTTCATGCGCTCCATCAACACCAGCCTGATCTCGGTGCTGCCGGTGCTGTCGCTGATGGTGGTTGCGGTGTGGCTGCTGGGCGTGGGCACCCTGAAGGACTTGGCCCTGGTGCAGTTGATCGGCATCATCGTGGGCACCTATTCATCGATCTTCTTCGCGACGCCGCTACTGGTCACGCTGCGGGAGCGCACGGATCTGGTACGCGCGCATAACCGCCGGGTAGTCAGGCGGCGCAAGACGGGTTCGTCGGCCTCCGATGCCACCACCGAGGAGCCGGAGGCCGCCGCCGGGGCGGCCCCCCAGACCGAAACGCCGCCCAGCAAGCCGGCGGCGACGAACAAGCCCGCGCCGGGTGCGCGGCCGGTGCGACCCACCGGCACCCGCCGTCCGACCGGCAAACGAAACGCCGGCCGCCGGTAG
- the yajC gene encoding preprotein translocase subunit YajC: MESFVLFLPFLLIMGGFMYFASRRQRRAMQATIDLHDSLQPGDQVHTTSGLEATVVGIAEDTVDLEIAPGVVTTWMKLAVRDRIAPDEDEDLDADLDEEDEDSDDESRATKDS, from the coding sequence ATGGAGAGCTTCGTCTTGTTCTTGCCGTTCCTGCTCATCATGGGTGGGTTCATGTACTTCGCGTCGCGGCGCCAGCGGCGCGCGATGCAAGCGACGATCGACCTGCACGACTCGCTGCAGCCGGGCGACCAGGTGCACACCACTTCGGGTCTGGAAGCCACCGTGGTCGGTATCGCTGAAGACACCGTCGACCTCGAGATCGCACCGGGCGTCGTAACCACGTGGATGAAGCTGGCGGTACGCGACCGGATCGCTCCGGATGAAGACGAGGATCTGGATGCCGATCTCGACGAGGAGGACGAAGACAGCGACGACGAGAGCCGCGCGACCAAAGATTCCTGA
- a CDS encoding alpha/beta fold hydrolase has protein sequence MAKLTDEFVPTTLGRLHVLRRGSGPATILWHSLFIDSRSWLPVIDALGELASDRTVVAIDGP, from the coding sequence ATGGCCAAGTTGACGGATGAGTTTGTCCCCACCACGTTGGGTCGCCTGCACGTGCTGCGGCGGGGGAGTGGACCGGCCACAATCCTTTGGCACAGCTTGTTCATCGACTCCCGTTCCTGGCTGCCAGTGATTGACGCGCTCGGCGAGCTGGCGTCCGATCGCACGGTGGTTGCGATCGACGGACCGTAG
- the secD gene encoding protein translocase subunit SecD, whose product MASSSAPVQPARYLSVFLLMLVGVYLLVFLTGDKKAAPKLGIDLQGGTRVTLTARTPDGSRPSREALAQAQQIINARVNGLGVSGSEVVVDGDNLVITVPGSSGNEARNLGQTARLYIRPVLNSMPAQPAQEEPKPTPQPPAETPPGAPPPAGPPGAEPGALAPGKPGAQPRPYPQEPAPSPSPAPSPAPAPAPTGAPSPETPPTEQPAPPDPRKDLAERIAQEKKWRQSTSQYIQMVALQFEATRCDKDDILAGNDDPKLPLVTCSTDHKTAYLLAPSIISGDQIQDATSGMDQRGIGYIVDLQFKSGAATVWADYTAAHVGTQTAFTLDSQIVSAPVINEAIPGGRTQISGGDPPFTAATARQLANVLKYGSLPLSFESSEAQTVSATLGLTSLRAGLIAGSIGLALVLVYSLLYYRVLGLLTALSLVASGAMVFAILVLLGRYINYTLDLAGIAGLIIGIGTTADSFVVFFERIKDEIREGRSFRSAVPRGWVRARKTIVSGNAVTFLAAAVLYFLAIGQVKGFAFTLGLTTILDLVVVFLVTWPLVYLASKSARLAKPAYNGLGAVQQVARERRAVARAGAAKTGQG is encoded by the coding sequence GTGGCATCGTCTTCGGCGCCGGTGCAACCTGCCCGCTACCTGTCGGTGTTCCTGCTCATGCTCGTCGGCGTCTACCTGCTGGTGTTTCTCACCGGGGACAAGAAGGCCGCCCCCAAACTGGGTATCGACCTGCAGGGCGGCACCCGCGTGACGCTGACCGCGCGTACTCCGGACGGCTCGCGGCCAAGCCGCGAGGCGTTGGCGCAAGCACAACAGATCATCAACGCGCGCGTCAACGGGCTGGGGGTTTCGGGTTCCGAGGTCGTCGTGGATGGCGACAACCTGGTCATCACGGTTCCCGGAAGCAGCGGCAATGAGGCCCGCAACCTGGGACAAACCGCACGCCTGTACATCCGGCCGGTACTCAACTCGATGCCGGCGCAGCCCGCCCAGGAGGAACCGAAGCCCACGCCCCAGCCGCCCGCCGAAACACCACCTGGCGCCCCGCCGCCCGCGGGTCCTCCCGGCGCCGAACCGGGCGCGCTGGCGCCTGGCAAGCCGGGCGCCCAACCGCGGCCCTACCCGCAGGAACCCGCGCCGTCACCAAGCCCAGCACCCAGTCCAGCGCCCGCGCCGGCTCCGACGGGGGCGCCGTCGCCAGAGACGCCGCCCACCGAGCAGCCCGCGCCGCCCGACCCGCGCAAGGATCTCGCCGAGCGGATCGCGCAGGAGAAGAAGTGGCGGCAGAGCACCAGCCAGTACATCCAGATGGTGGCCCTGCAATTCGAGGCCACCCGATGCGACAAAGACGACATCCTGGCCGGCAACGACGACCCGAAGCTGCCCCTGGTGACCTGCTCCACCGACCACAAGACCGCCTACCTGCTGGCGCCGTCAATCATCAGCGGTGACCAGATTCAAGACGCCACTTCGGGTATGGATCAGCGCGGCATCGGCTACATCGTCGACCTGCAGTTCAAGAGCGGAGCGGCAACCGTGTGGGCCGACTACACCGCCGCCCACGTCGGCACCCAAACGGCGTTCACGCTGGACTCGCAGATCGTCAGCGCACCCGTCATCAACGAAGCTATCCCCGGCGGGCGGACCCAGATCAGCGGTGGCGACCCGCCGTTCACGGCGGCAACCGCACGCCAGCTCGCCAACGTCCTGAAATACGGGTCGCTGCCGCTGTCCTTCGAATCATCGGAAGCCCAAACTGTTTCGGCGACTTTGGGTTTGACCTCGCTACGGGCCGGGTTGATCGCCGGGTCCATCGGTCTGGCCCTGGTGCTGGTGTATTCGTTGCTGTACTACCGGGTGCTGGGACTGCTCACGGCGTTGTCGTTAGTCGCTTCCGGCGCAATGGTTTTCGCGATCCTGGTGCTGCTGGGACGATATATCAACTACACCCTGGACCTGGCGGGTATCGCGGGTCTAATCATCGGTATCGGCACCACCGCCGACTCGTTCGTGGTGTTCTTCGAACGCATCAAAGACGAGATCCGCGAAGGCCGTTCGTTCCGTTCGGCGGTGCCGCGCGGGTGGGTACGGGCGCGCAAGACGATCGTGTCGGGTAACGCCGTCACCTTCCTGGCCGCTGCTGTGCTGTACTTCCTGGCGATCGGCCAGGTGAAGGGTTTTGCGTTCACCTTGGGGCTGACCACGATCCTGGACCTCGTGGTGGTGTTCCTGGTGACGTGGCCGCTGGTATACCTGGCGTCCAAGTCTGCGAGGCTCGCGAAGCCGGCCTACAACGGCCTGGGAGCTGTTCAGCAAGTAGCACGCGAACGCCGCGCCGTGGCTCGTGCGGGGGCAGCAAAGACGGGACAGGGATAA
- a CDS encoding alpha/beta fold hydrolase, giving the protein MSDPTTRDFTFDECAQAAADVLDGIGIGEPVDWVGNAWGGHIGILLAATQPHRIRTLTTIGTPVPGLTMRFRVTKGWPLVALYRLAGPTQFVCSRLSDALMGQDASEEVIDAFRQADRRGMYHAMRSMMLKRPSLQDRLPHIGAPTLMLAAHDDDEGWPLHEAEAACATMHNARADAVLGGGRVAPLLVDARVVAQTLVDFWAAPRH; this is encoded by the coding sequence ATGAGTGACCCGACCACCCGCGACTTCACCTTCGACGAATGCGCTCAGGCCGCTGCCGACGTCTTAGATGGCATCGGCATCGGCGAGCCGGTCGACTGGGTCGGCAACGCCTGGGGCGGACATATCGGCATCCTGCTGGCCGCCACCCAACCGCACCGAATACGCACGCTGACCACGATCGGCACTCCGGTACCCGGGTTGACCATGCGATTCCGCGTGACGAAGGGCTGGCCGCTGGTAGCGCTTTACCGACTGGCCGGACCGACCCAATTTGTGTGCAGTCGGCTTTCCGATGCCCTGATGGGACAGGACGCCTCCGAAGAAGTCATCGACGCCTTCCGACAAGCCGACCGGCGCGGGATGTATCACGCGATGCGCTCGATGATGCTCAAGCGGCCGAGCCTGCAGGACCGGCTGCCGCACATCGGCGCCCCAACCTTGATGCTGGCCGCTCACGACGACGACGAAGGCTGGCCTCTGCACGAGGCCGAGGCTGCCTGCGCCACCATGCACAACGCGCGTGCGGACGCGGTGTTGGGTGGCGGTCGAGTGGCGCCACTGTTGGTGGACGCGAGAGTGGTCGCGCAAACTCTGGTCGACTTCTGGGCTGCACCGCGACATTGA
- a CDS encoding adenine phosphoribosyltransferase produces MTTVRGSAPVADVIASLTRDVADFPKPGIQFKDLTPLFADREAMSAVIDALADVASGADLVAGIDSRGLLVAAAIAARLGTGMVAIRKSGKLPPPVLSEDYDMEYGSATMEIPADSLELRDRRVVIVDDVLATGGTLGAATRLLERTGANVTAAAVIMEFTALGGREAIAPLPLHSLSKV; encoded by the coding sequence GTGACAACAGTCAGGGGGAGCGCCCCCGTTGCCGACGTGATCGCGTCGCTGACCCGGGATGTCGCCGATTTCCCCAAGCCCGGTATCCAGTTCAAAGACCTCACCCCGCTGTTCGCCGACCGCGAAGCGATGTCGGCGGTAATCGACGCGCTGGCCGACGTCGCATCCGGTGCCGATCTGGTAGCCGGCATCGACTCTCGCGGTCTGTTGGTGGCGGCGGCCATTGCCGCGCGGCTCGGCACCGGCATGGTGGCCATCCGCAAGAGCGGCAAGCTGCCTCCGCCGGTGCTCAGCGAGGACTACGACATGGAATATGGCTCCGCCACCATGGAGATTCCCGCAGACAGTCTCGAGTTGCGCGACCGCAGGGTCGTGATCGTTGACGACGTGTTAGCCACCGGAGGCACTCTCGGCGCCGCCACCAGGTTGTTGGAACGCACCGGTGCCAACGTGACCGCCGCAGCCGTGATCATGGAATTCACCGCGCTGGGTGGTCGCGAGGCAATCGCGCCGCTGCCGCTGCACAGCCTGAGCAAGGTCTAG
- a CDS encoding MarR family winged helix-turn-helix transcriptional regulator — translation MAEESMKLPTDRQAVGQLLVRLIREFRRDLAAPRAERGYGDIRDTHLQIFGNIRTGSIRLTELASRAQLSLAATSELVNDLVALGYLTRRPDPQDGRAKLIELTDRGRALLADAGNRVADIEARWSELLGSADFAHMCATMQRLLDMLDPEDSRR, via the coding sequence ATGGCAGAGGAGTCAATGAAGTTGCCGACGGATCGGCAGGCCGTCGGTCAGTTATTGGTGAGACTTATCAGGGAATTTCGCCGAGACTTGGCCGCGCCTCGCGCGGAGCGAGGGTACGGCGACATCCGTGACACCCATCTGCAAATTTTCGGCAACATTCGAACCGGGAGCATCAGGCTGACCGAGCTCGCCTCACGGGCGCAGCTCAGTCTCGCAGCAACCTCGGAGTTGGTGAACGACCTGGTCGCGCTTGGATACCTGACCCGCAGGCCCGACCCACAGGATGGGCGCGCCAAGCTCATCGAACTCACCGATCGCGGACGTGCCCTGCTCGCCGACGCAGGCAACCGGGTGGCGGATATCGAGGCGCGATGGTCGGAATTGCTGGGCTCTGCGGATTTCGCGCACATGTGCGCCACCATGCAGCGGCTGCTGGACATGCTCGATCCGGAGGATTCGCGCCGCTAG
- a CDS encoding ABC transporter substrate-binding protein yields the protein MATRCRLRGAPQALAGVGLAATLAVSMLTACSGSAAGQIDYVVDGTLSTYNTNTVIGAASAGAQAFARTLSGFGYHGPDGQVVADHDFGTISVVGGAPLVLDYQIADNAIYSDGKQVTCDDLVLTWAAQSGRFPGFDAATQAGYIDIANIECMPGQKKARVSFIPDRSVVDYTQLFTATSLMPSHVIADTLGIDVTTALLTNKAPLVEQIARLWNTTWDLKPGLKPDEVRKRFPSSGPYRIDSVLDGGAVVLVANDRWWGARAITKRITVWPQGADIQDRVNNRKVDVVDVAAGSSGALATPDNYQRSDSPSAGIEQLIFAPRGPLADVRNRRALALCTPRDAIARDAGVAIANSRLSPATEDAVASADGVTEAGPFNKADPAAARDALGGAPLTVRMGYRGPNARLAATIGAIAKSCAPAGITVSDVTLDTSGPQAIRDGKIDVLIASTGGAAGSGSTGSSAMDAYDLHSGNGNNLSGYANPQVDSIIGALAVSADPAERVRLLADAAPVLWAEMPTLPLYRQQRTLLTSKKMYAVSRNPTRWGAGWNMDRWALMQ from the coding sequence ATGGCCACCCGGTGTCGGTTGCGGGGTGCCCCGCAAGCCCTGGCGGGTGTTGGTCTGGCGGCGACGCTGGCGGTATCCATGCTGACCGCATGTTCGGGTAGCGCCGCGGGCCAGATCGACTACGTGGTCGACGGCACGTTGTCCACTTACAACACCAACACCGTCATCGGGGCCGCATCTGCCGGAGCGCAGGCATTTGCGCGCACGCTCAGCGGGTTCGGTTACCACGGACCAGATGGCCAGGTGGTCGCCGACCACGATTTCGGAACCATCTCGGTGGTGGGCGGGGCGCCCTTGGTGCTCGACTATCAAATCGCCGACAACGCAATTTATTCCGACGGCAAGCAGGTGACCTGCGACGACCTGGTGCTAACCTGGGCCGCCCAGTCCGGGCGCTTTCCCGGCTTCGACGCCGCGACACAGGCCGGCTACATCGACATCGCCAACATCGAATGCATGCCGGGGCAGAAGAAGGCCCGAGTGTCGTTCATCCCGGACCGCAGCGTCGTCGACTACACCCAATTGTTCACCGCGACATCGCTGATGCCGTCGCACGTGATCGCAGACACGCTGGGCATCGATGTCACCACGGCGCTGCTGACCAACAAGGCGCCCTTGGTGGAACAGATTGCGCGACTGTGGAATACCACCTGGGACCTCAAGCCGGGCCTCAAACCCGACGAAGTCCGCAAACGCTTTCCCTCGTCGGGCCCGTACCGGATCGACTCCGTGTTGGACGGAGGTGCGGTGGTGCTCGTCGCCAACGACCGTTGGTGGGGCGCAAGGGCGATCACCAAACGGATCACCGTATGGCCGCAGGGAGCCGATATCCAAGATCGGGTCAACAACCGCAAAGTGGACGTGGTCGACGTCGCCGCGGGGTCGTCGGGGGCGCTGGCCACGCCGGATAACTATCAGCGCAGTGACTCGCCCTCGGCGGGAATCGAGCAGCTGATCTTCGCTCCGCGGGGACCGCTGGCCGATGTCCGCAACCGCCGCGCGCTCGCGCTGTGCACGCCACGGGACGCGATCGCGCGGGACGCCGGGGTGGCAATCGCCAACTCGCGGTTGAGCCCGGCCACCGAGGACGCCGTCGCCTCCGCGGACGGCGTGACCGAGGCCGGTCCATTCAACAAGGCCGATCCGGCCGCCGCCCGCGATGCACTGGGCGGCGCGCCCCTGACGGTGCGCATGGGCTACCGGGGGCCCAACGCGCGCTTGGCGGCCACCATCGGGGCCATCGCCAAGTCGTGCGCCCCGGCCGGAATCACCGTTTCCGATGTGACTCTGGATACATCGGGACCCCAGGCGATCAGGGACGGCAAGATCGACGTCCTGATTGCCAGCACCGGCGGAGCCGCCGGTAGCGGATCCACCGGATCGTCGGCGATGGATGCCTATGACCTGCACAGCGGCAACGGAAACAACCTGTCGGGCTATGCGAACCCTCAGGTGGACAGCATCATTGGCGCGCTGGCGGTGTCCGCCGACCCCGCTGAGCGTGTCAGGTTGCTTGCCGATGCCGCGCCGGTACTCTGGGCGGAGATGCCAACGTTGCCGTTGTACCGGCAGCAGCGGACGTTGCTGACGTCGAAAAAGATGTATGCCGTGAGCAGGAACCCGACTCGTTGGGGAGCGGGTTGGAACATGGACCGATGGGCGCTAATGCAATGA
- a CDS encoding RelA/SpoT family protein produces MADDQSSTQAVAPPPSEAAPVPVEPVIETPEPPVETLKTTSSASRRVRARLARRMTARSGAINPVLEPLVAVHREIYPKADLSMVQRAFEVADQRHASQLRHSGDPYITHPLAVANILAELGMDTTTLVAALLHDTVEDTGYTLEALSEEFGEEVGHLVDGVTKLDRVVLGSAAEGETIRKMITAMARDPRVLVIKVADRLHNMRTMRFLPPEKQARKARETLEVIAPLAHRLGMASVKWELEDLSFAILHPKKYEEIVRLVAGRAPSRDTYLAKVRAEIIATLSASKIKATVEGRPKHYWSIYQKMIVKGRDFDDIHDLVGIRILCDEIRDCYAAVGVVHSLWQPMAGRFKDYIAQPRYGVYQSLHTTVVGPEGKPLEVQIRTRDMHRTAEYGIAAHWRYKEAKGRNGVLHPHAAAEIDDMAWMRQLLDWQREAADPGEFLESLRYDLAVQEIFVFTPKGDVITLPTGSTPVDFAYAVHTEVGHRCIGARVNGRLVALERKLENGEVVEVFTSKAPNAGPSRDWQQFVVSPRAKTKIRQWFAKERREEALETGKDAMAREVRRGGLPLQRLVNGESMAAVARELHYADVSALYTAIGEGHVSARHAVQRLLAELGGIDQAEEELAERSTPTTMLRRTRSTDDVGVSVPGAPGVLTKLAKCCTPVPGDAIMGFVTRGGGVSVHRTDCTNAASLQQQAERIIEVLWAPSPSSVFLVAIQVEALDRHRLLSDVTRVLADEKVNILSASVTTSGDRVAISRFTFEMGDPKHLGHLLNVVRNVEGVYDVYRVTSAA; encoded by the coding sequence GTGGCGGATGATCAGAGTTCGACGCAAGCCGTTGCGCCGCCACCTAGTGAAGCCGCCCCAGTGCCCGTCGAGCCGGTTATCGAAACGCCCGAGCCGCCGGTAGAGACCCTCAAGACCACCAGCAGCGCGTCTCGCCGCGTCCGGGCCCGGCTGGCCCGGCGGATGACCGCCCGGAGCGGAGCCATCAATCCGGTGCTCGAGCCGCTGGTGGCGGTGCACCGGGAGATCTATCCCAAGGCCGACCTTTCGATGGTGCAGCGCGCCTTCGAGGTCGCCGACCAACGGCACGCCAGCCAATTGCGACACTCCGGTGACCCCTACATCACCCATCCGCTGGCGGTGGCCAACATTCTCGCCGAGTTGGGCATGGACACTACGACTTTGGTGGCCGCGTTGCTGCACGACACGGTCGAGGACACCGGTTACACGCTGGAGGCGTTGTCCGAGGAATTCGGCGAGGAAGTCGGCCATCTCGTCGACGGGGTGACCAAGCTGGACCGAGTGGTGCTGGGCAGCGCCGCCGAGGGCGAGACGATCCGCAAGATGATCACCGCGATGGCCCGCGATCCACGAGTGCTGGTGATCAAGGTGGCCGACCGACTGCACAACATGCGCACCATGCGCTTCCTGCCGCCGGAGAAGCAGGCCCGCAAGGCCCGCGAGACGTTGGAAGTCATTGCGCCCCTTGCGCATCGGCTGGGCATGGCCAGCGTCAAGTGGGAGCTGGAAGACCTGTCGTTCGCGATCCTGCACCCCAAGAAGTATGAGGAGATCGTGCGCCTGGTCGCCGGCCGCGCGCCGTCCCGCGACACCTATCTGGCCAAGGTCCGCGCCGAGATCATTGCCACCCTGAGCGCGTCGAAAATCAAAGCGACCGTGGAGGGTCGGCCCAAGCACTACTGGTCGATCTATCAGAAGATGATCGTCAAGGGGCGCGATTTCGACGACATCCACGACCTGGTCGGCATTCGCATCCTGTGCGACGAGATCCGGGACTGCTATGCCGCTGTAGGGGTGGTGCATTCGCTGTGGCAGCCGATGGCCGGGCGGTTCAAGGACTACATCGCCCAGCCCAGATACGGTGTGTACCAGTCACTGCACACCACGGTGGTGGGGCCGGAGGGCAAGCCGCTGGAGGTGCAGATCCGTACCCGGGACATGCACCGCACCGCGGAATACGGCATCGCCGCGCACTGGCGCTACAAAGAAGCCAAGGGCCGCAACGGCGTTCTGCATCCGCATGCCGCCGCCGAGATCGACGACATGGCGTGGATGCGTCAGCTGCTCGACTGGCAACGGGAGGCCGCCGACCCCGGCGAGTTCCTGGAATCGTTGCGTTACGACCTCGCAGTGCAAGAGATTTTCGTGTTCACGCCCAAGGGTGACGTGATCACGCTGCCGACAGGTTCGACGCCGGTGGACTTCGCCTACGCGGTGCACACCGAAGTCGGCCACCGCTGCATCGGCGCCAGGGTCAACGGGCGTCTGGTGGCGCTGGAACGCAAGCTCGAAAACGGGGAAGTTGTCGAGGTTTTCACCTCCAAGGCGCCCAATGCCGGGCCGTCCCGCGACTGGCAGCAGTTCGTGGTGTCGCCGCGGGCCAAGACGAAGATCCGGCAGTGGTTCGCCAAGGAGCGGCGTGAGGAGGCGCTGGAGACCGGCAAGGACGCGATGGCCCGCGAAGTCCGGCGCGGCGGACTTCCGTTGCAGCGCTTGGTGAATGGCGAATCCATGGCGGCGGTGGCCCGCGAGCTGCACTACGCCGACGTGTCTGCGCTGTACACCGCGATCGGTGAGGGCCATGTTTCCGCCCGTCATGCCGTGCAGCGGCTGCTGGCCGAACTCGGTGGCATCGACCAGGCCGAGGAGGAACTCGCCGAGCGGTCCACGCCGACGACGATGCTGCGCCGCACCCGCAGCACCGACGACGTCGGGGTGTCGGTCCCCGGCGCCCCTGGCGTGCTGACCAAGCTGGCCAAGTGCTGCACGCCGGTGCCCGGCGACGCGATCATGGGGTTCGTCACCCGCGGCGGCGGGGTCAGTGTGCACCGCACCGACTGCACCAACGCCGCCTCCCTGCAGCAGCAGGCCGAGCGCATCATCGAGGTGCTGTGGGCGCCGTCGCCGTCGTCGGTGTTCCTGGTGGCGATCCAGGTGGAGGCGCTGGACCGACACCGGCTGCTGTCGGACGTGACGCGGGTGCTGGCCGACGAGAAGGTCAACATCCTGTCCGCATCCGTCACCACCTCGGGGGACCGGGTGGCGATCAGCCGGTTCACCTTCGAGATGGGTGACCCCAAGCACCTGGGGCATCTGCTCAACGTGGTGCGCAACGTCGAAGGCGTCTACGACGTCTACCGCGTGACGTCGGCGGCATAA